From the Longimicrobium sp. genome, one window contains:
- a CDS encoding GGDEF domain-containing protein, producing the protein MLLATPTRWIAGGSREAPGDGEVLSAAPGALVPVPALVGGEGLVLLLEAGADEALLLSSPDACRVPRGRESDLLQRAAARARQERVRMHKRQRLPDQLIAYFEELNAAEAVDAVFRALATHALAIVGAHTAVALVRDAERGLLRAPARPGAPPGEYRPCVLWDERLASPGLALAPDARAGGSFATLAPLFGDPQTNLIAHVPVGEEGVLVLTERREERIFEPEDWDVLRALALQAEMALKRIRLIESVRSLSLTDSLTGLANRRHMEVVLEHAWAAARRGDPLAVVVLDLDDFKDVNDRQGHQAGDRLLCAVADALRAEARGADVVVRYGGDEFLVILPGGSAVGARTLADRVRRRLAGRVGVSAGAAEYHAECASPDELIREADRALYEAKRSRVDGRS; encoded by the coding sequence ATGCTGCTGGCGACGCCCACGCGGTGGATCGCCGGCGGGAGCCGGGAAGCGCCGGGAGACGGAGAGGTGCTCTCCGCCGCCCCGGGCGCGCTCGTCCCCGTCCCGGCGCTGGTGGGCGGCGAGGGGCTGGTCCTGCTGCTGGAGGCCGGCGCCGACGAGGCGCTGCTGCTGTCGTCGCCCGACGCCTGCCGGGTGCCGCGCGGCCGCGAGTCGGACCTGCTCCAGCGCGCCGCCGCCCGCGCGCGCCAGGAGCGCGTGCGGATGCACAAGCGGCAGCGGCTCCCCGACCAGCTCATCGCCTACTTCGAGGAGCTGAACGCGGCCGAGGCCGTCGACGCCGTGTTCCGCGCGCTGGCGACCCACGCGCTGGCCATCGTCGGTGCGCACACCGCCGTGGCGCTGGTGCGCGACGCGGAGCGCGGGCTGCTGCGCGCCCCCGCCCGCCCGGGCGCGCCGCCGGGCGAGTACCGGCCGTGCGTGCTCTGGGACGAGCGCCTGGCCTCGCCGGGGCTGGCGCTGGCACCCGACGCCCGCGCCGGCGGCTCCTTCGCCACGCTGGCCCCCCTCTTCGGCGACCCGCAGACCAACCTGATCGCGCACGTCCCCGTGGGCGAGGAGGGGGTGCTGGTGCTCACCGAGCGGCGCGAGGAGCGCATCTTCGAGCCCGAGGACTGGGACGTGCTGCGCGCCCTGGCGCTGCAGGCCGAGATGGCGCTCAAGCGCATCCGCCTAATCGAGAGCGTGCGCAGCCTCTCGCTCACCGACTCGCTCACCGGCCTGGCCAACCGCCGCCACATGGAGGTGGTGCTGGAGCACGCCTGGGCGGCCGCGCGCCGCGGCGACCCGCTGGCGGTGGTGGTGCTGGACCTGGACGACTTCAAGGACGTCAACGACCGCCAGGGGCACCAGGCGGGCGACCGGCTCCTCTGCGCCGTGGCCGACGCGCTCCGCGCCGAGGCCCGCGGCGCCGACGTGGTGGTGCGCTACGGCGGCGACGAGTTCCTGGTGATCCTCCCCGGCGGGAGCGCCGTGGGGGCGCGGACCCTGGCCGACCGCGTGCGGCGGCGCCTGGCGGGGCGGGTGGGGGTGAGCGCCGGGGCGGCCGAGTACCACGCCGAGTGCGCCTCGCCCGACGAGCTGATCCGCGAGGCCGACCGCGCCCTCTACGAGGCCAAGCGCAGCCGCGTCGACGGCAGGAGCTGA
- a CDS encoding GNAT family N-acetyltransferase, giving the protein MPIRKGERADLPQIFSVVNEAAQAYRGVIPADRWREPYMPRDELERETAQGVVFWVAEEEGRLLGVIGIQDRGPVALVRHAYVAPAAQRMGVGTKLLRHVESLVHKPILIGTWAAAAWAIEFYRRNGFTVVPDHEKERLLRTFWSIPERQIEASVVLADRRWMEAERPASTDG; this is encoded by the coding sequence GTGCCGATTCGAAAGGGTGAACGAGCGGATCTTCCTCAGATCTTCTCCGTCGTCAACGAGGCGGCGCAGGCGTACCGGGGGGTGATCCCGGCCGACCGGTGGCGCGAGCCGTACATGCCGCGGGACGAGCTGGAGCGGGAGACCGCGCAGGGCGTCGTCTTCTGGGTCGCCGAGGAGGAAGGACGCCTGCTGGGCGTCATCGGAATCCAGGACAGGGGACCCGTCGCGCTGGTGCGCCACGCGTACGTCGCGCCGGCGGCGCAGCGGATGGGCGTGGGTACGAAGCTCCTGCGCCACGTCGAGAGCCTCGTCCACAAGCCGATCCTGATCGGCACCTGGGCGGCTGCAGCGTGGGCGATCGAGTTCTACCGGCGCAACGGGTTCACCGTCGTGCCGGACCACGAGAAGGAGCGCCTGCTCCGGACCTTCTGGTCGATCCCCGAGAGACAGATCGAAGCCTCCGTCGTCCTCGCCGACAGGCGCTGGATGGAGGCCGAGAGGCCGGCTTCGACGGACGGCTGA
- a CDS encoding HD domain-containing phosphohydrolase, with translation MDTQAHFTRTDPTAEDDAVLAHLDAAADAYRARAREWEERWEAAHAGREAAQAEAEESRRELEEGRRELEGARRERDAARAEAEEERRALEETRRELDETRRGAERQRHRAETLAQALKDIHRTLFRGNVYEMILRACLAITGAGKGLYVTSRAGDGRLRVRAAVGIEGYPQAELSPFLEGLCRRVLQQNEPLVCNDGAGDGPEGLPAPDRADERFRNYVASPVVLMRNLDGVVVVADKATGGFHPEDVETLLSVGDQAAVAVENRHLEKALQSAYVSTVSMLADAVEAKDPYTHGHCEMASRFARLVADRLELPDRERAVVCYAALLHDVGKIGVSDGVLHKPGPLLPEEVELMRAHVRVGHDLLSSVPALEGVADVVLHHHERFDGTGYPDGLAGEEIPLPARIVSVVDAYCAMITRRAYKEASSAAEARAELVRCSGTQFDPAIVEVFLAVLDSGESADTDDDPWAECTVLPDFADMHRLRHHAAALTAK, from the coding sequence ATGGACACGCAGGCTCACTTCACCCGCACCGACCCCACCGCCGAGGACGACGCCGTCCTGGCGCACCTGGACGCGGCCGCGGACGCCTACCGCGCGCGCGCCCGCGAGTGGGAGGAGCGGTGGGAGGCGGCGCACGCCGGGCGCGAGGCGGCGCAGGCCGAGGCCGAGGAGAGCCGGCGGGAGCTGGAGGAGGGCCGCCGCGAGCTGGAGGGGGCCCGGCGCGAGCGCGACGCGGCGCGCGCCGAGGCCGAGGAGGAGCGCCGCGCCCTGGAGGAGACCCGCCGCGAACTGGACGAGACGAGGCGCGGCGCCGAGCGGCAGCGCCACCGGGCCGAGACGCTGGCGCAGGCGCTCAAGGACATCCACCGCACCCTCTTCCGCGGCAACGTCTACGAGATGATCCTGCGGGCGTGCCTGGCCATCACCGGCGCGGGCAAGGGGCTCTACGTCACCAGCCGCGCGGGCGACGGGCGGCTGCGCGTGCGCGCCGCCGTGGGGATCGAGGGATACCCCCAGGCCGAGCTCTCGCCCTTCCTGGAGGGGCTCTGCCGGCGGGTGCTGCAGCAGAACGAGCCGCTGGTGTGCAACGACGGCGCCGGCGACGGGCCCGAGGGGCTCCCCGCGCCCGACCGCGCCGACGAGCGCTTCCGCAACTACGTGGCGAGCCCCGTGGTGCTGATGCGCAACCTGGACGGGGTGGTGGTGGTGGCCGACAAGGCCACGGGCGGGTTCCACCCCGAGGACGTGGAGACGCTCCTCTCGGTGGGCGACCAGGCGGCCGTGGCGGTGGAGAACCGGCACCTGGAGAAGGCGCTGCAGAGCGCCTACGTCTCCACGGTGAGCATGCTGGCCGACGCGGTGGAGGCCAAGGACCCGTACACCCACGGGCACTGCGAGATGGCCTCGCGCTTCGCCCGCCTGGTGGCCGACCGGCTCGAGCTCCCCGACCGCGAGCGGGCCGTGGTGTGCTACGCCGCGCTCCTGCACGACGTGGGGAAGATCGGGGTGAGCGACGGCGTGCTGCACAAGCCGGGGCCGCTCCTCCCCGAAGAGGTGGAGCTCATGCGGGCCCACGTGCGCGTGGGGCACGACCTGCTGAGCAGCGTCCCCGCGCTGGAGGGGGTGGCCGACGTGGTGCTGCACCACCACGAGCGCTTCGACGGCACCGGCTACCCCGACGGGCTGGCGGGCGAGGAGATCCCCCTGCCGGCGCGCATCGTGTCCGTGGTCGACGCGTACTGCGCCATGATCACCCGGCGCGCCTACAAGGAGGCCTCCAGCGCCGCCGAGGCGCGGGCGGAGCTGGTGCGCTGCTCGGGCACCCAGTTCGACCCGGCGATCGTGGAGGTCTTCCTGGCCGTCCTCGACTCGGGCGAGTCGGCCGACACCGACGACGACCCCTGGGCCGAGTGCACCGTGCTCCCCGACTTCGCCGACATGCACCGCCTGCGGCACCACGCCGCGGCCCTCACCGCGAAGTAG
- a CDS encoding sigma-54 dependent transcriptional regulator translates to MPLPAVLVIEPSPAALEPVREAVGPRAEVRSAASLSEGLELLRGGGWSAVVLSLDFPAADLALVQRIIESGTAPGGLLLVASRPTMQMMVEASRLGVLGLYASPPNAQELAAALREVFAGEEVLPLTPADLGEDGDDEAAIGASPAMLEVFRMVGRVASSSATVLILGESGTGKELVARAIHRNSPRGSGPFVAINCAAIPENLLESELFGHEKGAFTGAIARKIGRFERADGGTLLLDEIGDMSLALQAKILRALQEREIERVGGEDRIPVDVRVVAATNKNLRTAIAEGTFREDLYFRLAVVTLQLPRLVERGGDLDLLIRHLVARHAARYGREIRGIARSVFDRLHEHDWPGNIRELQNVLERAVLVAHGAVLLPEHLPVDQLRAPAADGDGAGAPLKGYSPELSLEEVERLHIREVLLLVGGHLGRASEVLGVHRNTLTRKVRDYGLEGVGASPKW, encoded by the coding sequence GTGCCGCTCCCCGCCGTCCTGGTGATCGAGCCGTCGCCCGCCGCGCTGGAGCCCGTGCGCGAAGCGGTGGGCCCGCGCGCCGAGGTGCGCTCCGCCGCCTCGCTGTCCGAGGGGCTCGAGCTGCTGCGCGGCGGAGGCTGGTCGGCCGTGGTCCTCTCGCTCGACTTCCCCGCCGCCGACCTGGCCCTGGTGCAGCGCATCATCGAGTCGGGCACCGCCCCCGGAGGGCTGCTCCTGGTGGCCTCGCGACCCACCATGCAGATGATGGTGGAGGCGTCGCGCCTGGGCGTGCTGGGACTCTACGCCTCGCCGCCCAATGCGCAGGAGCTGGCGGCGGCGCTGCGCGAGGTGTTCGCCGGCGAGGAGGTGCTCCCGCTCACCCCCGCCGACCTGGGCGAGGACGGCGACGACGAGGCCGCCATCGGCGCCAGCCCCGCCATGCTCGAGGTGTTCCGCATGGTGGGGCGCGTGGCCAGCTCCTCGGCCACGGTGCTGATCCTGGGCGAGAGCGGCACGGGGAAGGAGCTGGTGGCCCGCGCCATCCACCGCAACAGCCCCCGCGGCTCCGGCCCCTTCGTGGCCATCAACTGCGCCGCCATCCCCGAGAACCTGCTGGAGTCGGAGCTCTTCGGGCACGAGAAGGGCGCCTTCACCGGGGCCATCGCCCGCAAGATCGGCCGCTTCGAGCGCGCCGACGGCGGCACCCTGCTCCTGGACGAGATCGGCGACATGAGCCTGGCGCTCCAGGCCAAGATCCTGCGCGCCCTGCAGGAGCGCGAGATCGAGCGCGTGGGCGGCGAGGACCGCATCCCCGTGGACGTGCGGGTGGTGGCGGCCACCAACAAGAACCTGCGCACGGCCATCGCCGAGGGCACCTTCCGCGAGGACCTCTACTTCCGCCTGGCCGTGGTCACCCTGCAGCTCCCCCGGCTGGTGGAGCGCGGCGGCGACCTGGACCTGCTCATCCGCCACCTGGTGGCCCGCCACGCCGCCCGCTACGGCCGCGAGATCCGCGGCATCGCCCGCTCGGTGTTCGACCGCCTGCACGAGCACGACTGGCCGGGGAACATCCGCGAGCTGCAGAACGTGCTGGAGCGCGCCGTCCTGGTGGCCCACGGCGCGGTGCTCCTCCCCGAGCACCTCCCCGTCGACCAGCTGCGCGCGCCGGCCGCCGACGGCGACGGGGCCGGCGCGCCGCTCAAGGGGTACTCGCCCGAGCTGTCGCTGGAAGAGGTGGAGCGCCTGCACATCCGCGAGGTGCTCCTGCTGGTGGGCGGGCACCTGGGGCGCGCCTCCGAGGTGCTGGGGGTGCACCGCAACACGCTGACCCGCAAGGTCCGCGACTACGGGCTGGAGGGGGTGGGCGCTTCCCCAAAGTGGTGA